A region from the Azospirillum thermophilum genome encodes:
- a CDS encoding sensor histidine kinase, with the protein MIDNALFLLDPRLRRAGVRVELELPPDGTPGEPVALCDANRLEQVLVNLLANGLDSVEGRAEPRLRVAARRTGGGNGGGAGGERVVVSVADSGPGLPADVLPRLFEPFFTTKAAGGGLGLGLAISAGIVRDFGGTLTGSNGPDGGAVFTVELPAAPPPPSSPLPPPPSAHPTTAALADAAAGDTQCPTPGPQS; encoded by the coding sequence GTGATCGACAACGCGCTGTTCCTGCTCGACCCGCGGCTGCGCCGGGCCGGCGTGAGGGTCGAGCTGGAGCTGCCGCCCGACGGGACGCCCGGGGAACCGGTGGCGCTGTGCGATGCCAACCGGCTGGAGCAGGTGCTGGTCAACCTGCTGGCCAACGGACTCGATTCCGTGGAGGGGCGGGCGGAGCCCCGGCTGCGCGTCGCCGCCCGCCGGACCGGCGGCGGAAACGGCGGCGGCGCCGGGGGAGAGCGGGTGGTCGTCAGCGTCGCCGACAGCGGGCCGGGCCTGCCCGCCGACGTGCTGCCCCGGCTGTTCGAGCCCTTCTTCACCACCAAGGCGGCGGGCGGCGGGCTCGGCTTGGGGCTTGCCATTTCCGCGGGGATCGTGCGTGACTTCGGCGGGACGCTGACCGGAAGCAACGGGCCCGACGGCGGGGCCGTCTTCACGGTCGAGCTGCCTGCGGCCCCACCCCCGCCGTCATCCCCGCTTCCGCCCCCACCTTCGGCCCACCCCACGACCGCCGCCCTCGCCGATGCCGCGGCCGGAGACACCCAATGCCCGACACCGGGTCCGCAGTCCTGA
- a CDS encoding COG4223 family protein has product MTSRSGSDRPTPDQESEPGGSAQGGGAVDRIVERFGGIRPMAHKLDIPVTTVQGWKKRGAIPLARHADLRAAAARHKITLDEADLEAATPSEDKPAADTTPAGVTVVDAPVVESIDPVTSAPVPADPAAGEPVAAAPAEPPAAEAKPEDAKPEDAKPDAGKPAETVETTAGPEPYAAATAAPEPAEPRRAETIRDVPPPYVDEPRSGSGFATALSLVALLVGAAALSEPWWGPKVPGWPGRDAAVSVPAAAPAADPALRSQLQQLADRVGKLEQRPAANGAAGGAAGGAAPVDTAAIDGALRQLAGRIDALEKRPAPAAAGNATAAAQPDPRVDELNTRLAGLEQRLGAVASTSQAAQDLRKDLDAVRQQLTGVSSAVESQRNAATSAQALVLAAGQLRSALAAGQPFQQELQAVRGLGVADPSITQPLDALAPYAAKGVPTQPQLTDRFKPLASEIVRAANRGEGNDWVEQVTGKLATLITVRRQGGGVVGNGPEAIVARAEAAVDENNLPRAVEELSALQGPAAETAAPWVADAKARLAANQAGQQLTTKAIALLSAASGAKGAGQ; this is encoded by the coding sequence ATGACCTCTCGTTCAGGCTCCGACCGACCGACACCAGACCAGGAGAGCGAGCCGGGCGGCTCCGCCCAGGGTGGGGGTGCCGTTGACCGCATCGTCGAGCGTTTCGGCGGCATCCGGCCGATGGCCCACAAGCTCGACATTCCGGTGACGACGGTGCAGGGCTGGAAGAAGCGCGGCGCCATTCCGCTGGCGCGCCATGCCGACCTGCGCGCCGCCGCCGCCAGGCACAAGATCACGCTGGACGAGGCCGATCTCGAGGCCGCGACCCCGAGCGAGGACAAGCCCGCCGCCGACACCACCCCGGCCGGCGTCACGGTGGTGGACGCCCCGGTGGTCGAGTCGATCGATCCGGTGACCTCCGCCCCCGTCCCCGCCGACCCGGCTGCGGGCGAGCCCGTGGCGGCCGCCCCGGCGGAACCGCCGGCCGCCGAGGCCAAGCCGGAAGACGCAAAGCCGGAAGACGCAAAGCCGGACGCCGGGAAACCGGCGGAGACGGTCGAGACCACCGCCGGACCCGAGCCCTATGCCGCCGCCACCGCGGCGCCGGAGCCGGCCGAGCCGCGGCGCGCCGAGACCATCCGCGACGTGCCGCCGCCCTATGTCGACGAGCCGCGCTCCGGCAGCGGCTTCGCCACCGCCCTGTCGCTGGTCGCCCTGCTGGTCGGCGCCGCGGCGCTGTCCGAGCCCTGGTGGGGCCCGAAGGTTCCCGGCTGGCCGGGCCGCGACGCGGCGGTCTCCGTCCCCGCGGCGGCTCCTGCCGCCGACCCGGCCCTGCGCAGCCAGCTCCAGCAGCTCGCCGACCGCGTCGGCAAGCTGGAGCAGCGGCCCGCCGCCAATGGCGCGGCCGGCGGCGCGGCCGGCGGCGCGGCCCCGGTGGACACGGCGGCCATCGACGGCGCCCTGCGCCAGCTCGCCGGCCGGATCGACGCGCTGGAGAAGCGCCCGGCCCCCGCGGCGGCGGGCAATGCCACGGCCGCGGCGCAGCCCGACCCGCGCGTGGACGAGCTGAACACCCGCCTCGCCGGGCTGGAGCAGCGGCTGGGCGCCGTCGCCAGCACCAGCCAGGCCGCGCAGGATCTGCGCAAGGACCTGGACGCGGTGCGCCAGCAGCTCACCGGCGTGTCGAGCGCCGTCGAATCGCAGCGCAACGCCGCCACCTCGGCCCAGGCGCTGGTGCTCGCGGCCGGCCAGCTCCGCTCGGCGCTGGCCGCCGGCCAGCCCTTCCAGCAGGAGCTGCAGGCGGTGCGCGGTCTCGGCGTCGCCGACCCGTCCATCACGCAGCCGCTCGACGCGCTGGCTCCCTACGCCGCCAAGGGCGTGCCGACCCAGCCGCAGCTCACGGACCGCTTCAAGCCGCTGGCCTCCGAGATCGTGCGCGCCGCCAACCGCGGCGAGGGCAACGACTGGGTGGAGCAGGTGACCGGCAAGCTGGCGACGCTGATCACCGTCCGCCGCCAGGGCGGCGGCGTGGTCGGCAACGGGCCCGAGGCCATCGTGGCGCGGGCCGAGGCCGCGGTGGACGAGAACAACCTGCCCCGCGCGGTGGAGGAACTGTCGGCCCTGCAGGGTCCGGCCGCCGAGACCGCCGCCCCGTGGGTCGCCGACGCCAAGGCGCGGCTGGCCGCCAACCAGGCCGGGCAGCAGTTGACCACCAAGGCCATCGCGCTGCTGTCCGCCGCCTCGGGCGCGAAGGGAGCCGGCCAATGA
- a CDS encoding dicarboxylate/amino acid:cation symporter: MNKQTTLIVIAMMLGILVGYACNSLSESPAAAKEIASYFAMVTDIFLRLIKMIIAPLIFSTLVAGMAGMGDAGTVGRIGGKAVGWFLMASLGSLSIGLVFANLLQPGAHLNVPLPDAAASAGLKTSALNLKDFLTHVFPRNFFEAMANNEILQILVFSVFFGLALGSLRDTKARSLAHSIEEVVPVMLKVTDYVMRFAPIGVFAAVANVITTQGLGVLVVYGKFMGSFYITLAVLWAALIGAGFLVLKKDVFRLVKTVRDPMLLGFSTASSESAYPRVMEQLEKFGVKDRVIGFVLPLGYSFNLDGSMIYTTFASLFIAQAYNVPLSIEQQIIMLLVLMVSSKGIAGVPRSSLVVVAAVLPMFNLPEAGVLLIMGIDHFLDMGRTATNVLGNAIATAVVAKSEGAIGPATEEEEEEDALPEGAVAVSPVSAE, encoded by the coding sequence ATGAACAAGCAGACGACCCTGATCGTCATCGCCATGATGCTGGGCATCCTGGTCGGCTATGCCTGCAACAGCCTGAGCGAAAGCCCGGCGGCGGCGAAGGAGATCGCCAGCTATTTCGCGATGGTCACGGACATCTTCCTGCGCCTGATCAAGATGATCATCGCGCCCCTGATCTTCTCGACCCTGGTGGCCGGCATGGCCGGCATGGGCGACGCCGGCACGGTCGGCCGCATCGGCGGCAAGGCGGTGGGCTGGTTCCTCATGGCCTCGCTCGGCTCGCTGTCCATCGGCCTGGTCTTCGCCAACCTCCTGCAGCCCGGCGCGCATCTGAACGTGCCGCTGCCCGATGCCGCCGCCTCGGCGGGGCTGAAGACCAGCGCGCTGAACCTGAAGGACTTCCTGACCCACGTCTTCCCGCGCAACTTCTTCGAGGCGATGGCGAACAACGAGATCCTCCAGATCCTGGTGTTCTCGGTGTTCTTCGGCCTCGCGCTGGGCAGCCTGCGCGACACCAAGGCCCGCTCGCTGGCCCACTCCATCGAGGAAGTGGTTCCGGTGATGCTGAAGGTCACCGACTATGTCATGCGCTTCGCCCCGATCGGCGTCTTCGCCGCCGTCGCCAACGTGATCACCACCCAGGGCCTGGGCGTGCTGGTGGTCTACGGCAAGTTCATGGGCAGCTTCTACATCACGCTGGCGGTGCTGTGGGCGGCGCTGATCGGCGCCGGCTTCCTGGTGCTGAAGAAGGACGTCTTCCGCTTGGTCAAGACCGTCCGCGACCCGATGCTGCTCGGCTTCTCCACCGCCTCGAGCGAGTCGGCCTATCCGCGGGTGATGGAGCAGCTCGAGAAGTTCGGCGTCAAGGACCGGGTCATCGGCTTCGTCCTGCCGCTCGGCTATTCCTTCAACCTCGACGGCTCGATGATCTACACGACCTTCGCGTCGCTGTTCATCGCCCAGGCCTACAATGTGCCGCTGAGCATCGAGCAGCAGATCATCATGCTGCTGGTTCTGATGGTCTCCAGCAAGGGCATCGCCGGCGTGCCGCGCTCCTCGCTGGTGGTGGTCGCCGCCGTGCTGCCGATGTTCAACCTGCCCGAGGCCGGCGTCCTGCTGATCATGGGCATCGACCACTTCCTCGACATGGGCCGCACCGCCACCAACGTGCTGGGCAACGCCATCGCCACCGCCGTGGTCGCCAAGTCGGAAGGCGCCATCGGTCCGGCCACCGAGGAGGAGGAGGAGGAGGACGCCCTGCCGGAGGGCGCCGTCGCCGTCTCCCCCGTCTCCGCCGAATAG
- the hemC gene encoding hydroxymethylbilane synthase, with amino-acid sequence MTHPLRIGTRGSPLALAQAHETRDRLIAAHPHLAAPGAIEIVVFKTTGDRILDRTLAEAGGKGLFTKELEEALYDGRADLAVHSMKDVPTVLPPGLEIAALLPREDVRDALFTRGGHGLDDLPAGSLVGTAGLRRQAQILERRPDLRVVPLRGNVQTRLSKLDAGEVDATLLALAGLRRLGLTERITAVLEPEVMLPAVAQGAIGIEIRSDDATTRALLAPLHCAGTASRVIAERAFLGALDGSCRTPIAAMAVLDGGRLHMRGKVLSTDGRQVFRIERSGPAADGPAMGADAGAEIKAALPPDFFLP; translated from the coding sequence ATGACCCATCCGCTCCGCATCGGCACCCGCGGCAGTCCCCTCGCGCTGGCGCAGGCCCACGAAACCCGCGACCGGCTCATCGCCGCCCACCCGCATCTGGCTGCTCCCGGCGCCATCGAGATCGTCGTCTTCAAGACGACGGGCGACCGCATCCTGGACCGCACCCTGGCGGAGGCCGGCGGCAAGGGCCTCTTCACCAAGGAGCTGGAGGAGGCGCTGTACGACGGCCGCGCCGACCTCGCCGTCCACTCGATGAAGGACGTGCCGACCGTCCTGCCGCCGGGGCTGGAGATCGCCGCCCTGCTGCCGCGCGAGGACGTGCGCGACGCGCTGTTCACCCGCGGCGGCCATGGCCTGGACGACCTGCCGGCCGGGTCGCTGGTCGGCACCGCCGGGCTGCGCCGCCAGGCCCAGATCCTGGAGCGGCGGCCCGACCTGCGGGTGGTGCCGCTGCGCGGCAACGTCCAGACGCGGCTGTCCAAGCTCGACGCCGGGGAGGTGGACGCGACCCTGCTGGCGCTGGCCGGCCTGCGCCGGCTCGGCCTGACCGAGCGGATCACCGCGGTGCTGGAGCCGGAGGTCATGCTGCCGGCGGTGGCGCAGGGCGCCATCGGGATCGAGATCCGCAGCGACGACGCCACCACCCGCGCCCTGCTGGCGCCGCTGCACTGCGCCGGCACGGCCAGCCGCGTGATCGCGGAGCGTGCCTTCCTCGGCGCGCTGGACGGTTCCTGCCGGACGCCGATCGCCGCCATGGCGGTGCTGGACGGCGGCCGGCTGCACATGCGCGGCAAGGTGCTGTCGACGGACGGACGGCAGGTCTTCCGCATCGAGCGCAGCGGTCCCGCCGCCGACGGGCCGGCGATGGGCGCCGATGCCGGGGCGGAGATCAAGGCGGCGCTTCCGCCCGACTTCTTCCTGCCGTAA
- a CDS encoding heme biosynthesis protein HemY gives MIRAIWFLIKVAVVIAIAVWLADRPGTVTVTWLGYVIEMSFAVAVLIGLAALALAALGYRFVRGLLRSPGKLRRYGRSRRRERGYRALTQGLVAVAAGDAHTARKMARKADGLLNEPPLTMLLSAQAAQLQGDDRAAREYFTAMLDRPETAFLGLRGLLTQSLKAGDRVEALQLARRARSLQPNTPWLLGTLYDLEARAGDWASAEGTLQQAIQAGAIPAEDGRRHRTVLLLERSFEAERRGRGDAALSHAQQAHDLMPGFVPAAVRLARLQLAAGRHKQASKVIERAWRQGPHPELADVYREVTDGYDPVARVKLFEKLLTQAPNSVESQIAVARVAMEAKLWGEARNRLTRALEIEPSRRLYRLLAELERNERQDEEAARGWLAKAAAAPADPAWTCTECSAVSHAWGGLCGHCGAFDSLQWKAPTLAVSLMEPTEAAPALAKPSAA, from the coding sequence ATGATCCGCGCGATCTGGTTCCTCATCAAGGTCGCGGTCGTCATCGCGATCGCGGTCTGGCTGGCCGACCGGCCGGGCACGGTGACCGTCACCTGGCTCGGCTACGTCATCGAGATGTCCTTCGCGGTGGCGGTGCTGATCGGTCTGGCCGCCCTGGCGCTGGCGGCGCTCGGCTACCGCTTCGTCCGCGGGCTGCTGCGCTCGCCGGGCAAGCTGCGGCGCTACGGCCGCTCGCGCCGGCGGGAGCGCGGCTACCGCGCCCTGACCCAGGGGCTGGTGGCCGTCGCCGCGGGCGATGCCCACACCGCCCGCAAGATGGCGCGCAAGGCCGACGGGCTGCTGAACGAGCCGCCGCTGACCATGCTGCTGTCGGCCCAGGCGGCCCAGCTCCAGGGCGACGACCGCGCCGCCCGGGAGTATTTCACCGCCATGCTCGACCGGCCGGAGACGGCCTTCCTCGGGCTGCGCGGCCTGCTGACCCAGTCGCTGAAGGCCGGCGACCGGGTGGAGGCCCTGCAGCTCGCCCGCCGCGCGCGGTCGCTGCAGCCGAACACGCCCTGGCTGCTCGGCACGCTCTACGACCTGGAGGCGCGGGCCGGCGACTGGGCGTCCGCCGAGGGCACCCTGCAGCAGGCCATCCAGGCCGGCGCCATCCCGGCCGAGGACGGGCGCCGGCACCGCACCGTCCTGCTGCTGGAGCGCAGCTTCGAGGCGGAGCGGCGCGGACGCGGCGACGCCGCCCTGTCGCATGCCCAGCAGGCGCACGACCTGATGCCGGGCTTCGTGCCCGCCGCGGTCCGGCTCGCCCGGCTGCAGCTCGCCGCCGGCCGCCACAAGCAGGCCTCCAAGGTGATCGAGCGGGCCTGGCGCCAGGGGCCGCATCCGGAGCTGGCCGACGTCTACCGCGAGGTGACCGACGGCTATGACCCGGTGGCGCGGGTGAAGCTGTTCGAGAAGCTGCTGACCCAGGCGCCGAACAGCGTCGAGTCGCAGATCGCCGTCGCCCGCGTGGCGATGGAGGCCAAGCTGTGGGGCGAGGCGCGCAACCGCCTGACCCGCGCGCTGGAGATCGAGCCGTCGCGCCGCCTCTACCGCCTGCTGGCCGAGCTGGAGCGCAACGAGCGCCAGGACGAGGAGGCCGCCCGCGGCTGGCTCGCCAAGGCCGCCGCCGCCCCGGCCGATCCCGCCTGGACCTGCACCGAGTGCAGCGCCGTCAGCCATGCCTGGGGCGGCCTGTGCGGCCATTGCGGCGCCTTCGACAGCCTGCAGTGGAAGGCCCCGACCCTCGCCGTGTCGCTGATGGAGCCGACCGAGGCCGCGCCGGCGCTGGCCAAGCCGTCGGCGGCGTAA
- a CDS encoding sigma-54-dependent transcriptional regulator: protein MPDTGSAVLKVLIVEDDEDVALGCRQALQLEGIAAETVGTAEKARRLVGAGFPGIVVTDIRLPGMDGMELLRQLLAADPDLPVVLMTGHGDVSMAVQAMKIGAHDFIEKPFSPDYLVEVVRRALDKRRLTLEVRELRERLQNRESIEARIIGASPQMERVRRLVADLGGTAADVLIHGETGTGKELVARCLHDASPRRSGNFVAINCGGLPESLFDSEIFGHEAGAFTGAGKRRIGKVEHASGGTLFLDEIESMPMAMQIKFLRVLQERTLERLGSNTPVPVDCRVIAATKVDLGELAEQGRFRADLYYRLNVVTLPLPPLRDRREDIGLLFEQFALQAAARHGRPVPAPDPERMRRMMAYHWPGNVRELRNVADRCVLGIEGGFPPFGTTAVTGPRPLAETVEAFERSLIAEALRRNAHSLARTAEDLQIPKTTLHDKIRKYGLGEG from the coding sequence ATGCCCGACACCGGGTCCGCAGTCCTGAAGGTCCTGATCGTCGAGGATGACGAGGATGTCGCGCTGGGCTGCCGGCAGGCCCTGCAGCTCGAAGGCATCGCGGCCGAGACGGTCGGCACGGCGGAGAAGGCCCGCCGGCTGGTCGGCGCCGGCTTCCCCGGCATCGTGGTGACCGACATCCGGCTGCCCGGCATGGACGGCATGGAGCTGCTGCGCCAGTTGCTGGCCGCCGACCCCGACCTGCCGGTGGTGCTGATGACCGGCCATGGCGACGTGTCGATGGCGGTGCAGGCGATGAAGATCGGCGCCCACGACTTCATCGAGAAGCCCTTCTCGCCGGATTACCTGGTGGAGGTGGTGCGCCGCGCGCTCGACAAGCGCCGCCTGACGCTGGAGGTGCGCGAGCTGCGCGAGCGGCTGCAGAACCGCGAGAGCATCGAGGCGCGGATCATCGGCGCCTCGCCGCAGATGGAGCGGGTGCGCCGGCTGGTCGCCGACCTCGGCGGCACTGCGGCCGACGTGCTGATCCATGGCGAGACCGGCACGGGCAAGGAGCTGGTGGCGCGCTGCCTGCACGACGCCAGCCCGCGCCGCAGCGGCAACTTCGTCGCCATCAACTGCGGCGGCCTGCCGGAAAGCCTGTTCGACAGCGAGATCTTCGGCCACGAGGCGGGGGCCTTCACCGGGGCCGGCAAGCGGCGCATCGGCAAGGTCGAGCATGCCAGCGGCGGCACGCTGTTCCTCGACGAGATCGAGAGCATGCCGATGGCGATGCAGATCAAGTTCCTGCGCGTCCTGCAGGAGCGCACGCTGGAGCGGCTGGGCTCCAACACGCCGGTCCCGGTGGATTGCCGGGTGATCGCCGCCACCAAGGTGGATCTCGGCGAGCTGGCGGAGCAGGGCCGCTTCCGCGCCGACCTCTACTACCGGCTGAACGTGGTGACCCTGCCGCTGCCGCCGCTGCGCGACCGGCGCGAGGACATCGGCCTGCTGTTCGAGCAGTTCGCGCTGCAGGCCGCCGCCCGCCACGGCCGCCCGGTGCCGGCGCCCGATCCCGAGCGGATGCGCCGCATGATGGCCTACCACTGGCCGGGCAACGTGCGCGAACTGCGCAACGTTGCCGACCGCTGCGTCCTGGGGATCGAGGGCGGCTTCCCGCCCTTCGGCACCACGGCCGTCACCGGCCCCCGCCCGCTGGCCGAGACGGTGGAGGCCTTCGAGCGCTCGCTGATCGCCGAGGCGCTGCGCCGCAACGCCCACAGCCTCGCCCGCACGGCGGAGGACCTGCAGATCCCCAAGACCACCCTGCACGACAAGATCCGCAAATACGGGCTGGGGGAGGGGTAA
- a CDS encoding class I SAM-dependent methyltransferase yields MNPGTPAGDGSILYYDADYPSLELGPARAEDVAALARVGMLGDVAFYLEAAAGLDRVLEVGCGTGRLAIPLARQGAELLGVDVSGPMLDRLRARLAAEPPEVVRRVRLIEGDAADLDLSAPDPAYPDLAGWRADLVLLPFNLLMLAPDAGHQRRVLAAAARHLRPGGRLVLDVMNPLALPLEAERRPSPSQPRVNPETGNRYVRHAQAAAMDETQVQRLSGWYDELLPDGGIRSTSFAFAWRMVYREELERMLAETGFAVEAVSGGFDGTPWTERSSRIIVRANTIV; encoded by the coding sequence GTGAACCCCGGCACGCCGGCCGGCGACGGCAGCATCCTCTACTACGACGCCGATTACCCCTCGCTGGAGCTGGGGCCGGCGCGGGCGGAGGATGTGGCGGCGCTGGCGCGCGTCGGGATGCTGGGCGACGTCGCCTTCTACCTGGAGGCGGCGGCCGGCCTGGACAGGGTGCTGGAGGTCGGCTGCGGCACCGGCCGGCTGGCCATCCCGCTGGCCCGCCAGGGGGCGGAGCTGCTGGGGGTCGACGTGTCGGGCCCCATGCTGGACCGGCTGCGCGCCCGGCTGGCGGCCGAGCCGCCGGAGGTCGTGCGGCGGGTGCGGCTGATCGAGGGCGATGCCGCCGACCTCGACCTGTCCGCCCCGGATCCGGCGTATCCGGACCTTGCCGGCTGGCGCGCCGACCTCGTCCTGCTGCCCTTCAACCTGCTGATGCTGGCGCCCGATGCCGGCCATCAGCGGCGGGTTCTCGCGGCGGCGGCACGCCATCTGCGGCCGGGCGGCCGGCTGGTGCTGGACGTGATGAACCCGCTCGCCCTGCCGCTGGAGGCCGAGCGGCGCCCATCCCCCTCGCAGCCGCGCGTGAACCCCGAGACCGGCAACCGCTATGTCCGCCATGCCCAGGCCGCCGCGATGGACGAGACGCAGGTGCAGCGGCTGAGCGGCTGGTACGACGAGCTGCTGCCCGACGGCGGCATCCGCAGCACCTCCTTCGCCTTCGCCTGGCGGATGGTCTACCGGGAGGAGCTGGAGCGGATGCTGGCCGAGACCGGCTTCGCGGTCGAGGCGGTGTCCGGCGGCTTCGACGGCACCCCATGGACGGAGCGGAGCAGCCGGATCATCGTCCGGGCCAATACAATCGTCTGA
- a CDS encoding sensor histidine kinase gives MPAPTTPILRFIRRYGLLLPGVAVLALLAGTAGFRISEAMGLTELRQTGHHRLDLYAASLERQIDKYAYFPATLALERDVLDLVTRGLPPAPAVNRYLEQLNERAGTLSIYVLDRRGRVVATSNWNRPDSFLGEDLSYRPYFIEAAAGRPGRFFGVGTTRGEPGYYLSSPLTVEGQLAGVAVVKVSLEQLELSWSTVEVPALVSDENGVVILASVPSWKFTTVRPLDAAAQERFDRSLQYNARPLPPLGLTPLRALGGRAELVRLARPKDEAAPVFPVSGRFLAQSAPLAGTPWRLTVLSPVEQVTSMAWTRAALAAIGSAFLCILLVMWNQRRLHLRDRLRAREALQRAHDELERKVEDRTRTLREAQEELVQAGKLAVIGQLSAGLAHELNQPLAALRTLSGNAVKFMQRGDLEAAQGNLERIARLVDGMGTLTSQLKSFAANPPAIRSRSGCGG, from the coding sequence ATGCCAGCCCCGACCACCCCGATCCTCCGCTTCATCCGCCGCTACGGGCTGCTCCTGCCGGGAGTGGCCGTGCTGGCCCTGCTGGCGGGCACCGCCGGCTTCCGCATCAGCGAGGCGATGGGGCTGACCGAGCTGCGGCAGACCGGCCACCACCGGCTCGACCTCTATGCCGCCAGCCTGGAACGCCAGATCGACAAGTACGCCTATTTCCCGGCGACGCTGGCGCTGGAGCGCGACGTGCTCGATCTGGTGACGCGCGGGCTGCCGCCGGCCCCGGCGGTCAACCGCTATCTGGAGCAGCTCAACGAGCGGGCGGGCACGCTGTCCATCTATGTGCTCGACCGGCGGGGACGGGTGGTCGCCACCAGCAACTGGAACCGGCCGGACAGCTTCCTCGGCGAGGATCTGTCCTACCGCCCCTACTTCATCGAGGCGGCGGCCGGCCGGCCCGGCCGCTTCTTCGGCGTCGGCACGACGCGGGGCGAGCCCGGCTACTACCTCTCCTCGCCGCTGACGGTGGAGGGGCAGCTCGCCGGCGTCGCCGTCGTCAAGGTCAGCCTGGAGCAGCTCGAGCTGTCCTGGTCGACGGTGGAGGTGCCGGCGCTGGTGAGCGACGAGAACGGGGTGGTCATCCTCGCCTCCGTCCCGTCCTGGAAATTCACCACCGTCCGCCCGCTCGACGCGGCGGCCCAGGAACGCTTCGACCGCAGCCTGCAATACAACGCCCGGCCGCTGCCGCCGCTCGGCCTCACGCCGCTGCGCGCGCTGGGCGGCCGGGCGGAGCTGGTGCGGCTGGCCCGGCCGAAGGACGAGGCGGCCCCCGTCTTCCCCGTCTCCGGCCGCTTCCTGGCGCAGTCGGCGCCGCTGGCCGGCACGCCCTGGCGGCTGACCGTGCTGTCGCCGGTCGAGCAGGTGACCAGCATGGCCTGGACGCGGGCGGCGCTGGCCGCGATCGGCAGCGCCTTCCTCTGCATCCTGCTGGTGATGTGGAACCAGCGCCGGCTGCATCTGCGCGACCGGCTGCGCGCCCGCGAGGCGCTGCAGCGCGCCCATGACGAGCTGGAACGCAAGGTGGAGGACCGCACCCGCACGCTGCGCGAGGCGCAGGAGGAGCTGGTGCAGGCCGGCAAGCTGGCAGTCATCGGCCAGCTCTCCGCCGGCCTCGCCCACGAGCTGAACCAGCCGCTCGCCGCCCTGCGCACCCTGTCCGGCAACGCGGTGAAGTTCATGCAGCGCGGCGACCTGGAGGCGGCCCAGGGCAACCTGGAGCGCATCGCCCGGCTGGTGGACGGCATGGGCACGCTGACCAGCCAGCTCAAGTCCTTCGCCGCAAATCCTCCGGCGATCCGCAGCCGGTCGGGGTGCGGCGGGTGA
- a CDS encoding substrate-binding domain-containing protein → MLINRNAGSGTRILTDRLLGAARPTGYWTQAKSHNAVAVAVAQHRADWGVAIASVARLYGLGFLPLQEEHYDFVIPRARRDRPAVRRFLAALDSPEVAEALAGLGFER, encoded by the coding sequence ATCCTGATCAACCGCAACGCCGGCAGCGGCACCCGCATCCTGACCGACCGGCTGCTGGGGGCGGCGCGCCCGACCGGCTACTGGACCCAGGCCAAGTCGCACAACGCGGTGGCCGTCGCGGTGGCGCAGCACCGGGCCGACTGGGGGGTGGCGATCGCCAGCGTCGCCCGGCTCTACGGGCTCGGGTTCCTGCCGCTGCAGGAGGAGCACTACGACTTCGTGATCCCGCGCGCCCGCCGCGACCGTCCGGCGGTCCGGCGCTTCCTGGCCGCGCTGGACAGCCCGGAGGTGGCGGAGGCGCTGGCCGGGCTGGGCTTCGAGCGCTGA